One candidate division KSB1 bacterium DNA window includes the following coding sequences:
- a CDS encoding efflux RND transporter periplasmic adaptor subunit, whose amino-acid sequence MKKYWPTLSILLILILAVTSWRLWKQNQALEHFNPSSVGSHAVAEVSIAQCIVGENDRPITLTGTIEPYEQAVLYARVTGYISDVSVDIGDEVAESQVLAVISVPDLDSKLKSSEAEVVAATARIEKTRADSTLLGLMAGRVSNLLKSSPGAVSDQQLAETLQKYDQSVAQLHVAEAELQVAQSRRDELQSFAHYSTIHAPFRGTVTRRMVDVGNLVTSGSMQSPIVEIMRSDFLRLKMEIPDYAAPRVNVGQSISFYLSSAEGRMYEASITRIAGALSSSTRTMRAESDLSNTAREYRPGMFCTVFLVLQGSEDDIRIPSRALRKEKKELFVLTAENGRASKVPVELVYDDGKECTVKCQLSSATPVIISGPVTLAAGDSVRVASSGGSAS is encoded by the coding sequence ATGAAAAAATACTGGCCAACCCTTAGCATTCTGCTGATCCTCATCCTGGCCGTGACGTCATGGCGACTTTGGAAGCAGAACCAAGCCTTAGAGCATTTCAATCCGTCCTCCGTCGGCTCGCACGCGGTGGCGGAGGTATCTATTGCTCAATGCATCGTGGGTGAGAACGATCGCCCCATAACGCTGACCGGCACCATCGAGCCCTACGAGCAGGCCGTTCTTTATGCGCGCGTGACGGGCTATATCAGCGATGTGAGCGTGGACATCGGCGATGAAGTCGCAGAAAGCCAAGTTCTCGCCGTTATCTCCGTTCCCGATCTTGACTCGAAGCTCAAGAGTTCCGAAGCAGAAGTTGTCGCGGCTACCGCGCGAATCGAGAAGACACGGGCCGACTCAACGCTTTTGGGACTTATGGCCGGGCGTGTATCCAATCTACTGAAATCCTCACCCGGTGCCGTGTCCGATCAGCAACTCGCGGAAACACTGCAGAAGTACGATCAATCCGTAGCTCAATTGCATGTTGCTGAAGCTGAACTACAGGTCGCCCAGTCCCGACGCGATGAGCTGCAATCATTCGCGCATTATTCTACGATTCATGCTCCGTTCCGTGGCACAGTAACGCGCCGCATGGTGGACGTTGGAAATCTTGTCACCAGCGGCTCCATGCAGTCGCCGATTGTCGAGATTATGCGCAGCGACTTCCTGCGGCTCAAGATGGAAATTCCGGATTATGCTGCCCCGAGAGTGAACGTCGGTCAAAGTATTTCGTTCTACTTAAGCTCGGCTGAGGGAAGGATGTACGAAGCAAGTATCACTCGTATCGCCGGGGCGCTTTCCTCTTCGACGCGCACGATGCGAGCGGAAAGCGACCTCAGCAACACAGCGCGCGAATATCGGCCGGGGATGTTCTGCACGGTATTCCTTGTGCTTCAGGGATCAGAAGATGACATCCGCATTCCCTCACGGGCTCTGAGGAAAGAAAAGAAGGAGCTATTTGTTCTGACTGCCGAAAACGGGAGAGCCAGCAAGGTTCCGGTAGAACTGGTCTATGACGATGGCAAGGAGTGCACGGTGAAGTGTCAGCTTTCCTCGGCGACGCCGGTGATCATTAGCGGTCCCGTTACGCTCGCAGCTGGAGATTCCGTGCGAGTAGCTTCCAGCGGAGGTTCGGCTTCGTGA
- a CDS encoding NAD(P)H-hydrate epimerase, whose product MSVMNGPIHGHLPMLTASQMAEVDRLMIGEFGIVLLQMMESAGRHCARLARKRFLDGDAGNKHVVILAGTGGNGGGAMVAARHLHNWGASVRVVHARPSADFSPLAHHQWATLDRMHVQQHAGIDTGDLATSHLIIDGLIGYSLHGAPRSEEASLITWANNSGRPVLSLDVPSGVDATTGVAHGPAIKASATLTLALPKTGLGVSPGRELAGQLFLADIGVPWELYETLGINISVARSVFNETEIVCLS is encoded by the coding sequence ATGTCGGTTATGAACGGGCCGATTCACGGACACCTGCCCATGCTTACAGCCTCCCAGATGGCGGAAGTAGACCGCCTGATGATAGGGGAGTTCGGCATCGTGCTACTTCAGATGATGGAGAGTGCCGGTCGCCATTGTGCTCGACTGGCCCGCAAGCGATTCTTGGATGGTGACGCCGGAAACAAGCATGTGGTGATCTTGGCCGGGACGGGCGGGAATGGCGGCGGTGCCATGGTCGCTGCGCGTCATCTTCATAACTGGGGAGCTTCTGTTCGAGTGGTTCACGCACGTCCATCGGCAGACTTCAGTCCGCTGGCGCACCATCAGTGGGCGACATTAGACAGAATGCATGTGCAACAACATGCAGGCATCGATACGGGAGACTTAGCAACCTCTCATCTTATCATTGATGGGCTTATCGGGTACAGCCTCCACGGTGCGCCACGCTCCGAGGAGGCGAGCCTGATAACATGGGCCAACAACAGCGGCAGACCGGTGCTTTCGTTGGATGTTCCCTCCGGAGTTGATGCAACCACGGGAGTTGCCCACGGTCCCGCGATCAAAGCCTCCGCGACATTAACGTTAGCTTTACCGAAAACGGGACTGGGCGTATCGCCGGGACGTGAACTCGCCGGCCAACTGTTCCTCGCGGATATTGGAGTGCCGTGGGAGCTCTATGAGACACTTGGCATCAACATATCCGTGGCAAGATCTGTTTTCAATGAGACTGAGATTGTCTGTTTATCGTAA
- a CDS encoding cytochrome P460 family protein produces the protein MNHCIFDCCSPKRTNGLWILAVAWLIAGLILFLSGCSDDDKGTQPVPDNGYEAQVQDLQAYVQWSRADYTTFPTNSASLGEAHEGNTPERVREVWASQNLSISDSTYPRETIIVKETHGWTDSGDKIWPAMGGVLAMVKRGGEFNPSGGGWEYFILSNDASQIMERGTNVMNGMCMACHNAASFAGGKDYVFAHPSATNVIPDGEEWDFIANRETWDRVDSTFGPDPFLSGMHGQTEDFSREIYRWQPAARAVNGQFPVGTLLLKVASTIDSTGHRNYPMMGSVTGMVKRGAGFDSANGNWEWFMFSHGDSSVVRGNGTMMNMCVACHSAANSGAGADFVFRHPHLGN, from the coding sequence ATGAATCACTGCATTTTTGACTGTTGTTCACCAAAACGCACCAATGGACTCTGGATACTGGCGGTCGCATGGTTGATCGCTGGACTGATCTTATTCCTTAGCGGATGCTCTGACGACGATAAAGGCACTCAGCCCGTGCCTGACAATGGCTACGAGGCGCAGGTTCAGGATCTTCAGGCATACGTGCAATGGTCGAGGGCAGATTACACGACTTTTCCCACGAACAGTGCATCACTCGGAGAAGCGCACGAAGGCAATACTCCGGAGCGCGTCAGAGAGGTCTGGGCGAGTCAGAATCTCAGCATCAGCGATTCGACTTATCCCCGCGAGACAATCATCGTCAAGGAAACTCACGGATGGACAGATAGCGGCGACAAGATCTGGCCCGCCATGGGTGGCGTTCTCGCAATGGTCAAACGTGGCGGTGAGTTTAACCCGTCAGGCGGCGGGTGGGAGTACTTCATCCTGAGTAATGATGCCTCGCAAATCATGGAGCGAGGTACTAATGTGATGAACGGCATGTGCATGGCCTGCCACAATGCGGCGTCGTTTGCCGGGGGCAAGGACTACGTGTTTGCGCATCCTTCTGCAACCAATGTGATACCCGACGGTGAGGAATGGGACTTCATTGCCAATCGCGAGACGTGGGATCGAGTGGACAGCACATTTGGACCGGATCCTTTTCTCTCTGGTATGCATGGACAAACAGAAGATTTCAGTCGAGAGATCTATCGCTGGCAGCCCGCTGCACGCGCCGTGAATGGGCAGTTTCCTGTCGGCACCCTCCTGCTGAAGGTCGCATCCACAATTGACAGCACAGGCCATCGCAACTACCCGATGATGGGCAGCGTCACCGGCATGGTGAAGCGCGGAGCAGGCTTTGATTCAGCCAATGGGAACTGGGAATGGTTCATGTTCTCCCACGGAGATTCGAGTGTCGTGCGCGGAAACGGAACGATGATGAATATGTGCGTGGCCTGCCACTCGGCAGCTAATTCGGGAGCCGGAGCCGACTTTGTATTCCGTCACCCGCATCTTGGGAACTGA
- a CDS encoding mercuric reductase — translation MELDPPDEFNKQLAENTHPQNWINPKPKSIYDAVVIGAGTAGLVAASGISGLGGDVALVEQHLMGGDCLNYGCVPSKALIASGRTAALQLHTAEFGVPDHSGHPADFEEVMRRMRRLRAQISRHDSVGRFSEKGIDVFLGHAQFVDHRTVEIGGQRIRFRRAIIATGAHPFVPPIPGIENAPVYTNLTLFNLTAKPDHLLVIGGGPIGVEMSQAFARIGVKVTLVQGSARILPRDDSEAAAVVARSLINDGVDILSSTKLSRLSTSASGTEAILEISDGQRSVKTDAILLAVGRQPTVKNLGLDAAGVVFDERKGISIDDFFRTSNHSIFAIGDVAGSFQFTHAAEAMARATIANAFFFGRQRLSRLNVPWTTYTSPELAGVGMSVDSAHKKCGDKVQRIRIDFKDVDRAILDGETDGFLKIVYGKQGLILGATIVAPHAGEMIGEIVAAMNRNVRVGSLGQTIHPYPTFSEAFKQAADAYRRTLLTPSVAKILRWLLRRRA, via the coding sequence CTGGAGCTTGATCCACCCGACGAGTTTAACAAGCAACTGGCTGAAAACACTCATCCTCAGAACTGGATAAACCCAAAGCCGAAATCAATATACGATGCCGTTGTCATCGGAGCGGGGACCGCAGGGTTAGTGGCCGCGTCCGGTATATCGGGCCTTGGCGGCGATGTTGCTCTTGTAGAACAGCACTTGATGGGAGGCGACTGCCTGAACTACGGTTGCGTTCCTTCGAAAGCGCTCATCGCTTCGGGGCGAACCGCCGCACTTCAGTTGCATACCGCGGAGTTTGGCGTGCCCGATCACAGCGGACACCCTGCGGATTTTGAGGAGGTAATGCGCCGTATGCGAAGGCTTCGCGCACAAATCAGCCGGCATGACTCGGTCGGACGCTTTAGCGAAAAAGGCATTGACGTATTCCTTGGTCATGCGCAGTTTGTGGATCATCGAACGGTTGAGATCGGCGGACAAAGAATTCGATTTCGCCGCGCAATTATTGCCACTGGAGCTCATCCATTTGTACCACCCATTCCGGGGATCGAGAATGCGCCGGTCTACACCAATCTGACTCTCTTTAACCTGACCGCCAAGCCTGATCATTTGCTTGTGATCGGCGGAGGGCCTATCGGCGTAGAAATGAGTCAGGCGTTTGCCAGAATTGGCGTGAAAGTCACATTGGTTCAAGGGTCTGCCCGTATTTTGCCGCGTGACGATTCAGAGGCGGCGGCTGTAGTTGCTCGTTCTCTGATCAATGACGGCGTTGACATTCTCTCTTCAACGAAGCTTTCGAGGTTGAGCACCAGCGCCTCAGGAACTGAAGCCATTCTCGAAATATCCGACGGACAAAGATCCGTCAAGACCGACGCCATTCTTTTGGCAGTAGGTCGTCAACCTACCGTAAAGAATCTCGGTCTCGACGCGGCTGGCGTGGTATTCGATGAGCGAAAGGGCATTTCCATAGATGATTTCTTCCGGACCAGTAACCACTCGATTTTTGCGATCGGCGACGTGGCCGGCTCATTCCAGTTCACACACGCGGCGGAAGCAATGGCGCGGGCGACTATTGCCAATGCGTTCTTCTTTGGACGCCAACGCCTGAGCCGCCTGAACGTGCCGTGGACGACATACACTTCACCAGAGCTGGCAGGAGTAGGGATGTCTGTCGATTCCGCGCACAAGAAATGCGGAGACAAGGTTCAACGTATCCGGATAGATTTCAAGGATGTGGATCGCGCCATTCTCGATGGAGAAACGGATGGATTTCTGAAAATAGTATATGGGAAACAGGGACTGATTCTGGGGGCGACCATCGTCGCGCCTCATGCCGGAGAGATGATCGGTGAAATTGTGGCGGCAATGAACCGGAATGTGCGGGTAGGATCCTTGGGACAGACAATCCATCCATACCCAACATTCAGCGAGGCTTTCAAGCAAGCGGCGGACGCCTATCGCCGCACGTTATTGACACCATCCGTGGCAAAAATCCTGCGTTGGCTTCTGCGAAGACGGGCATGA
- a CDS encoding TVP38/TMEM64 family protein, which translates to MNTNATEHALKHATAGSSVLATQRVASWKNPKRYIILVILAAAGFAIWKLPVAAWFLEMVGWIQGQGVVGYAVYVAVYTLGAVLFFPGSVLTFGAGFAWGVVLGTILVSVASMTGASAAFLIGRYLTHDWVEGKVAGNERFQRIYYAVANRGFKIVILTRLSPLFPFSLQNYAYGLTGVSFRDYFVASWIGMLPGTIMYVYIGSLFTELAQLASKNRPDVSGSKIFYIIGLVITVVVTVYITRIARKALQEETTSASV; encoded by the coding sequence ATGAACACTAATGCAACGGAACACGCATTGAAACATGCAACAGCTGGCTCTTCGGTTCTCGCAACGCAACGGGTAGCGAGCTGGAAGAATCCCAAACGGTACATCATCCTGGTGATTCTTGCGGCAGCCGGTTTTGCTATCTGGAAATTACCCGTTGCCGCCTGGTTTCTCGAGATGGTGGGATGGATACAAGGTCAGGGGGTCGTTGGCTATGCCGTTTACGTAGCGGTTTACACCCTTGGCGCGGTTCTGTTCTTCCCTGGATCGGTGCTCACTTTTGGCGCAGGATTCGCATGGGGAGTCGTGCTCGGTACCATTCTTGTTTCCGTAGCGAGCATGACAGGGGCATCTGCGGCATTCCTTATCGGTCGTTACCTTACTCATGATTGGGTCGAAGGCAAGGTGGCCGGCAATGAACGATTCCAGCGTATCTATTACGCGGTGGCTAACCGGGGCTTCAAGATTGTGATTCTAACCCGGCTCTCGCCGCTCTTTCCGTTTTCCTTGCAGAACTACGCATACGGATTGACGGGAGTGAGTTTCCGCGACTACTTTGTTGCGTCTTGGATCGGCATGCTGCCTGGCACAATCATGTACGTTTACATCGGCTCGCTCTTTACGGAGTTGGCCCAACTCGCATCGAAGAATCGCCCCGACGTTTCAGGGAGTAAGATCTTCTATATCATTGGGCTGGTAATCACCGTAGTCGTCACTGTCTACATTACTCGAATCGCTCGCAAAGCACTTCAAGAGGAAACAACAAGTGCCTCCGTATGA
- a CDS encoding carboxymuconolactone decarboxylase family protein, whose protein sequence is MGNYYNPDDLGKFANIGKGNKELWEKFSEWYGSVFADGALSGREKALIALAVAHAVQCPYCIDAYTNDSLNRGRSEEEMTEAVHVAAAIRGGASLVHGVQMRNIVEKLSM, encoded by the coding sequence ATGGGCAATTACTACAATCCTGACGACCTTGGCAAGTTCGCAAACATCGGAAAGGGCAATAAAGAGCTTTGGGAAAAGTTCAGCGAGTGGTATGGATCCGTTTTTGCAGACGGTGCGCTCTCTGGCCGCGAGAAGGCGCTGATTGCCCTCGCCGTCGCCCACGCCGTGCAGTGTCCTTATTGCATAGACGCTTACACGAACGACTCGCTGAACCGCGGTCGCTCTGAGGAAGAAATGACCGAAGCCGTGCATGTCGCAGCAGCCATACGCGGCGGAGCGTCCCTGGTTCACGGGGTTCAGATGCGAAACATTGTCGAGAAGCTCTCGATGTGA
- a CDS encoding Crp/Fnr family transcriptional regulator, translated as MESVETMVQTDHVHRADPVYLQGEPTHWIYFLKEGLIKLSFITEDGKTATVALMKPGEIFGELDLVDRADAQTQAVALEDSYLCRISRESFMEMVKSRQDMMLSVNKLLGLRMRRVEAAIRDLLFLDVPSRIAKLLFGLAESDGQKVPNGTRIRIRLTHQEIGHLIGATREMVTTVLGRFENDSLVIQDRRRLILPEPERLRKVFEK; from the coding sequence ATGGAATCAGTTGAGACCATGGTTCAGACCGATCATGTACATCGAGCCGATCCTGTTTATCTTCAAGGCGAACCGACTCATTGGATCTACTTTCTGAAGGAGGGGCTTATCAAGTTGTCCTTCATCACAGAAGACGGGAAAACAGCGACGGTAGCCCTGATGAAGCCCGGCGAAATCTTCGGCGAGCTTGATCTTGTGGATCGAGCAGACGCACAGACTCAAGCCGTCGCCTTGGAAGACAGCTACCTGTGCCGGATCTCGCGTGAGTCGTTTATGGAGATGGTCAAGTCACGCCAAGACATGATGTTATCGGTCAACAAACTCTTGGGATTACGGATGCGTCGCGTGGAAGCTGCGATTCGTGACTTGTTGTTTCTTGACGTCCCGTCCCGGATCGCGAAACTCCTTTTTGGACTCGCAGAGTCTGATGGACAAAAGGTCCCGAATGGCACACGAATCAGAATCCGCCTAACGCACCAGGAGATCGGACATCTGATTGGTGCCACAAGGGAAATGGTGACGACTGTCCTGGGCAGATTCGAGAATGACAGCCTGGTGATCCAAGATCGCCGCCGCCTCATTTTACCCGAACCCGAGCGCTTGAGAAAGGTCTTCGAAAAATAG
- a CDS encoding fasciclin domain-containing protein has translation MTTTRNFLALALIILSANGAFAQSCGLGSGSSSVMPAAAQGAAKSSVEQDIMTVIKQESSLMMFAKLLKDTDLSNALQGTGPFTVFAPNDPAFSACSKEDQKAMGDKMMLATVLKYHVVSGQELTTADLAEMNGQALKALSGMDLLVTAKNGKISVGDANLVGQEINASNGVIYIVDTVNMPKMGATDVKK, from the coding sequence ATGACAACAACACGCAACTTCTTAGCCCTCGCGCTCATCATCCTCTCCGCGAATGGGGCATTTGCCCAGAGCTGTGGGCTCGGCTCGGGATCTTCCTCTGTCATGCCCGCCGCTGCTCAGGGCGCCGCAAAATCTTCAGTGGAACAGGATATCATGACTGTTATCAAACAGGAGTCATCCCTGATGATGTTTGCGAAGTTGCTGAAGGATACGGACCTTTCAAATGCCCTCCAAGGGACAGGCCCATTCACCGTCTTTGCCCCCAATGATCCGGCTTTCAGCGCATGCTCTAAGGAGGACCAGAAAGCCATGGGTGACAAGATGATGTTAGCCACTGTACTCAAGTATCACGTAGTCTCTGGTCAGGAACTGACAACGGCGGATCTCGCAGAGATGAACGGACAGGCACTGAAGGCTCTGAGCGGCATGGATCTTTTGGTCACAGCCAAGAACGGGAAGATTTCCGTGGGAGACGCCAATCTGGTTGGCCAAGAGATCAACGCGTCCAACGGAGTGATCTACATTGTGGATACTGTCAATATGCCCAAGATGGGCGCCACAGACGTGAAGAAGTAG
- a CDS encoding TIGR04283 family arsenosugar biosynthesis glycosyltransferase, which translates to MTLSIIIPTFNEALMLPSVLDHLLRLQDIDEIIVADGGSTDTTREIAAAKGTIVRVTELGRGTQIDAAWRIATTDIICVLHADSLLPQEGPARIRSALSDPKTSLTAFRLSFNTTRLDLKIVAWAVNLRSNWRKLPYGDQALACRRQDLQDMGGLPHWPYLDDVYLVEAMQRRGRIELLPCHVVTSGRRYSNCGTWNTVRQHRAIMSHWREHHKPPEFNR; encoded by the coding sequence ATGACGCTCAGCATTATCATTCCGACATTCAATGAAGCGCTGATGCTTCCATCGGTTCTCGACCACTTGCTGCGGCTTCAAGATATCGATGAGATCATTGTGGCAGACGGCGGAAGTACTGACACGACGCGCGAGATCGCTGCGGCGAAAGGCACAATAGTCCGCGTTACGGAATTGGGTCGAGGAACGCAGATCGACGCGGCATGGCGGATTGCCACAACGGACATTATCTGTGTTCTCCATGCGGATTCGCTTCTACCACAAGAAGGTCCCGCAAGAATTCGCAGTGCTTTGTCCGATCCGAAAACATCGTTAACCGCATTTCGGCTTTCTTTCAACACAACGAGATTGGATCTAAAAATAGTCGCATGGGCAGTTAACTTGCGATCTAACTGGCGGAAATTGCCATACGGCGATCAGGCACTTGCATGTCGCAGACAGGATCTTCAGGACATGGGCGGGCTTCCCCATTGGCCTTACCTTGATGATGTATATCTTGTTGAGGCGATGCAGCGGCGAGGTCGCATCGAATTGCTGCCCTGCCATGTTGTGACGTCCGGCAGAAGATATTCGAATTGTGGCACATGGAATACGGTACGGCAGCACAGAGCCATCATGTCGCATTGGCGCGAGCATCACAAACCTCCTGAGTTTAATAGATGA
- a CDS encoding TolC family protein, giving the protein MMNLIRRFPVVATVLVLSSRAIAQDAGVMNVRLRLDSTIFADHSAPQRLVTIDEILERADAVNPQLLMQRAQTDVARAQSYQSSLDLFPESSLGVLQKTVDGTAQGTGGDLVDVDYRSYQNSVWFGYRLNVASQIFSALSARDLLLEQRMNLVTIRQQALAIAVHRYDNLMVAAVGLSAANRSLRDHLQVLDITEERKALGLSSDLDVAKARSRVGSLRRSAAEAHQLYTTSSTSLAVWVDIPPEELVLPGSPEMYPIVNWADTSDSEFELSNHPRVVAARHAKNAAGQGRNAAIADLLLPEVDARIISTDLGIVRDSLTSRHDAIVLLNWTVSAGDLAKIRGTQAKARREKLAWKLTQQEMVGAYVSARFGFLDSEERLTGAKDAHDAAIAAQAAALAAYENGLISIIDVFDAEDQLAQASLDLALAIADADSRWIDLRLAQGNLTKEAIIEKVAENH; this is encoded by the coding sequence GTGATGAATCTGATCAGACGCTTTCCCGTTGTTGCTACGGTTCTTGTGCTTTCCTCGCGTGCAATCGCCCAGGATGCAGGGGTGATGAATGTGCGCTTACGCCTCGATTCCACGATCTTTGCTGACCACAGTGCCCCCCAGAGACTTGTTACGATCGATGAGATCCTGGAGCGGGCGGACGCAGTCAATCCGCAACTGCTCATGCAGCGCGCGCAAACAGACGTGGCTCGCGCCCAGAGCTACCAGTCGAGCCTTGACTTATTTCCTGAGTCCTCGCTGGGCGTCCTGCAGAAGACAGTGGACGGCACCGCCCAGGGTACGGGCGGCGACTTGGTTGATGTGGACTACCGATCCTATCAGAATTCAGTGTGGTTTGGATATCGCCTGAACGTCGCATCTCAGATCTTCAGCGCCCTTTCCGCACGAGATCTTCTGCTTGAACAGAGGATGAATTTGGTGACAATTCGCCAGCAGGCTTTGGCAATTGCCGTTCACCGTTACGACAACCTGATGGTTGCGGCGGTCGGACTAAGCGCTGCAAACCGCTCGCTGCGGGACCACTTGCAGGTCCTTGACATCACGGAGGAGCGCAAAGCCCTCGGTTTAAGCAGTGATTTAGATGTGGCAAAAGCGCGGTCGCGTGTCGGCTCCTTGCGACGGTCTGCCGCCGAAGCACACCAACTCTACACAACGTCGAGTACGAGTTTGGCGGTGTGGGTTGACATTCCACCGGAAGAACTCGTTTTACCCGGCAGTCCGGAAATGTATCCCATCGTGAATTGGGCTGATACTTCAGACTCGGAATTCGAGTTATCCAACCATCCCCGCGTGGTCGCAGCGCGCCATGCCAAGAACGCAGCCGGGCAAGGTCGGAACGCTGCCATCGCTGATCTCCTATTGCCTGAGGTCGATGCACGTATCATAAGCACTGACCTTGGAATTGTCCGCGACAGCTTGACATCTCGGCATGACGCTATTGTTCTGCTGAACTGGACGGTCTCTGCAGGAGACTTGGCGAAGATCCGCGGCACACAGGCCAAGGCTCGCAGGGAAAAACTGGCGTGGAAACTGACACAGCAGGAGATGGTTGGTGCGTATGTGTCTGCACGTTTCGGGTTTCTGGATTCTGAGGAGCGTCTCACGGGTGCGAAAGATGCGCACGATGCTGCAATTGCAGCTCAGGCAGCCGCGCTTGCCGCTTATGAAAATGGCCTGATTTCCATCATCGACGTATTTGACGCGGAAGATCAGTTGGCACAAGCATCTCTCGATTTAGCCCTCGCGATTGCCGATGCGGACAGCAGGTGGATAGACCTCCGACTGGCACAAGGCAACTTGACCAAGGAGGCCATCATTGAAAAAGTCGCTGAAAATCACTAA
- a CDS encoding DUF547 domain-containing protein: protein MTLRTSFLFAILISMYREVSIEALAFDHTYTDRSALLTSGVVNGRIDYPASTVSQATLRDSLEQAGEVERSEFDRWSQSQQLAFLVHIYNAATIELIIEHYPAKSTIDIGGMFSSPWKIAFVDLLGQVVSLDYIEKNMLRDRYREPGIHFDMVCASKGGPSLRSEACLSERLNDQLDV from the coding sequence ATGACCTTACGAACTTCATTCCTCTTCGCAATACTGATAAGCATGTACAGGGAAGTGTCCATAGAAGCTTTGGCATTTGATCACACATACACCGATCGGAGTGCTCTGCTTACGTCAGGTGTGGTGAACGGCCGCATTGACTATCCAGCCAGCACGGTAAGCCAAGCCACTTTGAGAGACTCTCTGGAGCAGGCTGGTGAAGTCGAACGGTCTGAGTTCGATCGTTGGAGTCAGTCTCAGCAGCTCGCGTTCTTGGTCCATATCTACAATGCGGCAACCATCGAGCTAATCATCGAGCATTATCCGGCGAAATCAACTATAGACATCGGCGGTATGTTCAGCTCTCCGTGGAAAATCGCGTTTGTGGATTTGCTGGGCCAAGTGGTCTCACTGGACTATATCGAGAAGAACATGCTCCGGGACAGGTATCGGGAGCCTGGCATTCACTTCGACATGGTTTGCGCATCAAAGGGCGGTCCAAGCCTGCGCAGCGAAGCTTGTCTTTCAGAGCGCCTCAACGATCAACTTGACGTTTAG